The Lepidochelys kempii isolate rLepKem1 chromosome 20, rLepKem1.hap2, whole genome shotgun sequence sequence tggggctcaagcaatgttttacattcataactgatgcagagGTGCCAGGGTTAGGAACTgtcaagcccagaggtgccaggggaTCAGCCCTGGCACTAATCAAGCACAGGGGTTTCTTGGCATGAAGCCCATTGCCGGGCATAAACTCTGCTGATTCAGGTACCAAATACCTGAGGTTAaatctcctctctccccatccaATACCGAAGCAACCTGGACATATTAGACTGCTAGATCCAGAGGCAATGGGATGTTCTCTGGGAGAGCTCCGTGTCTCATTCTTGGAGCAGCAGGGCCTGGCTTTGATGGCATTCAGGCACCACCTGCATCCCCCAAGGACAGAGTAGGAAAGGCCACACTAGAGGTGGGGACTATTTGGGATCAGGATGGGATTTCAGCATACCTCTGCTCTTCAGTTTCATGTGAATTTTGCATGAGTTTTAAATCTGTGTCACTGGTGCCCGGGGCAGGAGCAGGTGTTAGATTAATACAGCGCAATTCACTTGTTGggaatgttgtaaaggccaaaactataactgggttcacaaAACAACAGATctgttcatggagaacaggtccatcaatggctattggccaggatggtcagggacaaaaccccatgctccaggtgccCCTAAACCTCtgttgggagtggacaacaggggtgatggatcacttgataactgccctgttctgttcattccctctggggcacctggcattggtcactgtcggcagacaggatactgggctagatggacctttggtctgacccagtctggtggTTCTTATGTTCTAGGCAAACATTACATCAAACGTTATTGTACAGCTACCCATGCGTTCCCTCCCCATATTTAGCAAAGAGCTGGCCCTGCAGGAAACCCTCATTTTCCTCTCATCCTTTTggtccagctctgccacaaagcAGAGATGAGAGGGGCGGCTTGTGAGTGCTGCATGGGAAAGCAGCGGGTAGACCAAAGCTCCCTGTCCCTTGCAGCTGACTCCTATATCTTCCCATATCCCAAATGTATGGATTGTCTCTCCCTTGTTTCTAAAACCGTGGGCAGCACAGCCCGGTTACCTTCCTTCCTGTCTGTCTGAAAAAGGCACAGCAGCAGTGATTAGGGGAGGGATAGGGAAACTACAGACTTTCCTGCTCTGCCAGCAATGGGAAGAGACAGAGCTCTGGAACTGCAGACAGCAAAGGAGGCCGGTAAGTAGCTCACAGTGATGGTGTGGTCCTGCTCTGGCATCCTGATCCTACCCTGAGCCCTTGGGCGGCTGACTTTATAAGctagtttaaagaaaaggagtacttgtggcaccttagagactaaccaatttattagagcataagctttcgtgagctacagctcacttcctcagatgcatatcgtggaaactgagcctgctgcagtttccacgatatgcatctgaggaagtgagctgtagctcacgaaagcttatgctctaataaattggttagtctctaaggtgccacaagtcctccttttctttttgcgaatacagactaacacggctgttactctgaaacctaagctaGTTTAGGTCGCTGTTCCTTAGAGCACAGTGGCATCTTGTGACAAGTGGTGGAATACACAGTAACAGTAAGGGACCTgcaaacataagaatgaccagaCTCAGAGACCtgaggtccatcttgcccagtgtcccatctcccaCCGCAGCCACtactagatgcttcagaagaaggtgcaagaaatgctGCAGGGGCAGATCTGGGAtagccttccttctcccccagGAAAGTTTCTCCTGAGCtttccccccacatcccccccaTAGTTAGCTAGTGGTTGGCTCATGATCCACAGCAGGAAGATTTAAGTCTTTGGAAGTTCTCACAAGATAGCAGGGGGGAAGCAGGCTTTGGCATTTGAAGCCATTTTGCAAtctcacccccctgcacacaTTTATATATAAACCAGACCCCACTCCTGGGCTCGATTCCATAAACAGGAGCATTTTATTGGTTGTGCCCCATGGAGCTGTTGATGGAAAAGTTTCAGATTCAAATTACGGCTCCCCTTCAAAGCTGGTGTCATCGGAAGCATCCCCATCCAAACTGTCCCCTAAGTCTTTATCTAAAATCAAGGCATAGTTGAGGTCATTCTCAAACAAGGGGTTGTGAGCCGCACGCTCAGGCAAGGGCCCTGGGGTATGATGAGAAAACTCCATGGAGTCTCGGCTCAGGGTCCAGAGGAAGGAGTAAATAGCAAGCGCCATGAGGACGAAAGAGGTTAAAAACCCTCCGATGAAGCCAGAAGCCACCGGATTGATCCATTCAAAGAGGCTCCTGTTGTACGGAGGGAGTGGTTTCCTTTCGATGAGGAGGTCGAGGTCACCCCAGCCTTCCTGCATCAATCTGCTCCCCCTGCGGGATTTCCCCCCAGCTCGCCGAGCTCTGCTGTGCTGGTTTGTCTCTCCATGTTTCTCATCCTCCTCCAGCAGGAGCGAGGCGGCCAGATGTTCCACCCCCTTGCGATATTCTTCCACGTTCCGCTTCAGCTCGAGGTTCTTGTCCTGGTTCAAGTTCTTGCCCAGCTCCTGGGAGATGTCAGGGCGCCCAGTCCGGCGGAGAGCTCGGGAGAGACGGTCCCAGGGCACCGAATCGCCTTCTGCCCCGAGCCACTGGGTCAGGACATCTCGGCACGGCTCTGTGCGGACGATGTCCCGCCGGCGGCGGGAGCGGAGCGGGTTCTTCGCCTCCGAGAGTCGCTCCAGCGTCTCCTCCGTGTTCTCCTCGGGGCCGGTGATCTGGGTGTAGAACTCACGACATTCCTCCGGGGAAAGCAGCTCGGATATGCGGCCCATCATGTGCACGCCTATGTCATCCGCTGCTGTGTCCTCGCAGAAGCCACAGGTAACCAGCAGGAGGAGTCCGACTCCTATGGTCTCAAACATCACGGGAGAACGGGGCCCAGACCCTGAGCAGAGAGAATATCAGCACAGGCCAAGGAGTTCTGGGCTAGACCCTGGCAGGAGACCGACTCTGCATTCCAACCCCCAACCGGAGATGCCTAAACCGCAGCCCACGTCCACCCGCACAGCAAGGGGGTGGGCTGCCCTGTCATTAGCACACACACCCAGCACGAGTTCTGCCTGTGGCTCGAGGACTCGAACTCACGTCCCCACCCCGGGCTATAGTCGCTCACACTCGCTCTCTGCCCCAGCGAGCATTCAAGGACGCCCACCAGTGGAAACTAAGGTGGCAAGAagattaggcagcagctgagcaggggttttgagcACCTGAATTTTGGATCGAGGCACCTAACTCTTTGCAGATCCAGCCCCTGCACTCCCGAGTTTCACAAAAAACACGATAGAAGAGGGTCAGTGATTAATCATGGGGCCCTTCTATTGGCAAGGTTCGGAGGGTCTTGAACAGCCACCCCCTCCTTGCGTGGCCTGCCATGACCACAGCACAAGCTGGTGGGACGGTGCAAATACTGGCCCCGAATGTGCCAGGtggtcaggcccctgttccctgctctgccagcataAAGCggtgggctcccggccagcagtgCCCGACACGGGCCCTGGCACTGTGGGCTTGCATTTGTATCCCGGTGTGGGTGGCAGGAGTTACCGGATCCTCTCCCTGCTCAGCTGGTGGAGAATGTGGCTCCGTGTGGAATTTAGAACCTGGAGCGTCAACTGATGTCACACATGGCAGACCCGTTTCTACTCCGCCCCTTCAGTTCTCCGCTTTatccccttgccccccccccgagGCACCACTCCCGTATGAACTGGGCAATGCAAGCCTCTATGCCCCGGGGTCCTGCTGCCCTCCACACCAAGACAGTTTGCACCATGCGTCGTGCGTTGGAGCCAGTGACCCATTTGGAGACACAGTTTGCGGGGTGTCTGTAACAAGCCCCCAGACTCAGACGGAGCTCAGCTAATGTCCGCCGAGGATCAGAAAGGTCAGCAAACTTGGAGCAGGGTCTGAAGGCGCTTCCAGTGGCTTTTGGCATGCAAGACCCATGTCCGCATAACAAACAGCCCACTAATTACACAGATTACCCCGTCTTGGGCAGGTCACCTTTCTCCCGTTTCTTCGGGGTCTCAAGCAAAGCAAAACCATGCTGCAGAACAGGCCAATGGGTACGTCCCCAGCTCCCTCCCGGGGGTTACTTCTGGGGCCACCCATTCGTGGAGCTTCCTGCCCATGCATAGCTCTGCCAGCAGAGAGATGCCATTTGCACATTCACACACCCGCTAGTGCTATTCGCTCCACGAGCGGGTTGAAGGgcagtggcaggctgaagagctcttccctccggccccggccccgagCCCACACAGGGGCAGCAGGGAAATGCGGTTCTCCcctccagagctgggaataaaacacCAAGGAGTCCTCCATCCCTGACCACTGCTCTCAGCACCACACGGTGCTCCTTCCCCAAAGTAGGGGGGGGCGCGCGTGCATGTTCCTTTTCAGATCCAAAACTGGTGCAGAACAAAGGGAAGATCTGCAACAGCTGGAGAAAAGCTGCTGGTGAGTGGCACACCTGTGCGTAGTTTAATTATCCTTAGCCTcaaagatgaagtgagctgtagctcacgaaagctcatgctcaaataaattggttagtctctaaggtgccacaagtcctccttttctttttgcgaatacagactaacacgactgttactctgaaaaaagtcacAGGGCTTATGCCACAAGGTGGCAACACAGCTCCAGAAAAGAGTTTCTCTGCCTTTACATCCTCCGCACTCCCAGGAGCGGTGTGCTCTACAAAACAAGTGAATTATAGTTCTCACCTGGCCCCTGTGAAGGTCTCCAGCTCAGCACTATCCTTGTCTATCAGCAGGTGAAAGAGAAGTGACTCCGCCAGTCTGTGggagagctaggaacagaacccaggagtcctggctccaacccTGTACCTCAGATTATCCTTTAAAACCCTACTTGACTCCTGGAGAAAGTCAAGAAAAAACAGGGCAGATTTCAGAGGCCCTAAGTATGATCTAGTTGTCAGAGCacagggcctgggagccaggactcttgggctTTCTGATCTCCACCTGTGAAGTAGGCCAGGGGCTCACGGTCACTGATCACTTCTCCCAGCTCTAGGGGAGGACATAGTCGCTGTGTAAGCAGTTTAGCACAGGAAGTGAGGGATACCTTATTCAACTGATGCttcaaagggagttgtggggggcacACTATTCATGGTGGAATGCAGCCAGGACACCAAAGTTTCAATCCCAAAAAGCACCATGGGATCTTTAAACCAAGATCCTAGCAATTCATGGTTACTAAAAACCCCACCCCAGGGACTTGGAAGAAAGCCAGAGCCCTGCCTCAGAACAGCTCCTGCTGTCACCATGCTGAAATATGGGTTTGGTACTGACAGAGAAAGACTTCAGCTATTCCGGCTGAACAACCAACCCCCCTTTCTGGCAGTGACTAAACTGCTCCTGGGGGCTCCCATGCAGGTTCCGACCTTGTGCTGCATGAGCCAAGGGGAATTATTGGTATCTTGAATACACGAATGGGTTAACCATGCTTGAAATTTAAGAGAAACGAAGAAAAGGCGCTTTAAAAATGTAGTGCCATTTAATACTCAAGGACGATCTATCAAAACCCCCAGGACCCTGTTTCCCAAATGGAGTCATTTTACTGGTTCTGCTTCTTCTAGCAAAAGCTCCAGGgtgttccagttttcaaattctTCTTCCAATCTGTCCTTGTCTGACACATCTTCACCTCTCCTCACCCAAAATATCCTCCCTGTCTGCACTGGAAATATGGTTCCAAGGCCACGGGTGACATGcgggagccaggcagggtgtGTGTAAAGTTCAGGAATGAAGATTTATTGATCTGAGATCCAAAAAGTGAGGTAAATAGCAAGAAGCCGGAGGAGCAAACCTGAGAAAAATCCTCTTAGGAAGCCATGAGTCACAGGACCTACATTTATACCAATTCATTTTATAAGAAGAGAGCAGCTTCTCTCAATGAAGAGATCTTTGCCATCGCAGTTTCTCCTGCAAGATTTCCTCCCTGGCACTCTGAGCTCTGCTGCGCTGGCTTTTCTCTCGATACTtcttctcctccagcagcactGAAGAGGTCAGAAGTTCCTCTTTAGCTCGAGGGTCCTGATTCAAGTTCTCACCCAGATCCCTGAAGATGTCGGGGCTCCCAATCTGGAGGAGAGCTCAGGAGAGATGATTCCAGTACATTACATCTACTTCCATCTTGAGCCATTGTATTAGGACCTCTTTGCACTGCTCTGTGCAGATAACGCCTTGCTGGTGGCAGGACGATCTGTGTTCTTCTCCCCAGATAGTTGCTTCAGTTCCTTCTCCGGGCTGGTGACCTGAGCTGTTGACTGAAGTAAGCCAAGGCCTCCTGGTGTTTGCAGTCAGGCAAAATAGAAAAGCCCAGCTTTCAAAACTGTACACTGCTAAATGCTGTACCAGATAAGGAGCAAACTTTATTATGGTTTGTGGAACAGATTCTTGTAAACAGATATACTGGGAAACTAAGTCTCACAGACAGAATGGTTAACAAGTAAGGTAAATGGCTTTGCTAACTGAATTAGAGGCATTCAGCTCACAAGCAAGATATAGCACTCAAAGTATGGGAATTGCTAATGTAGCTAGAAGTGTGATTTAGAAAAAGTTATGTTATCAAAACAAGGAAGTAAATGAGTATAGTGCATTGTACTTAAGCTTGGCAgaaatcagtttttatttttatcaatttaaatctTCACAGCTGCCCAGAATTCAGGGTTTTAAGC is a genomic window containing:
- the TMDD1 gene encoding transmembrane and death domain protein 1, whose product is MFETIGVGLLLLVTCGFCEDTAADDIGVHMMGRISELLSPEECREFYTQITGPEENTEETLERLSEAKNPLRSRRRRDIVRTEPCRDVLTQWLGAEGDSVPWDRLSRALRRTGRPDISQELGKNLNQDKNLELKRNVEEYRKGVEHLAASLLLEEDEKHGETNQHSRARRAGGKSRRGSRLMQEGWGDLDLLIERKPLPPYNRSLFEWINPVASGFIGGFLTSFVLMALAIYSFLWTLSRDSMEFSHHTPGPLPERAAHNPLFENDLNYALILDKDLGDSLDGDASDDTSFEGEP